The genomic region TAAACTGAGAGCATATTTTCTAAAGTATCTGTCACACGATATGGTGATTCATAGAAAATTTGTGTCTCAGGATAAGCTTTCTTGCTTTCGAAAAATTCTTTTTGTTGTCCTGATTTGCGTGGTAAAAAGCCATAGAAAATGTGAGGTTGCGGTGCTAACCCACTTGCAATCAAAGCTGTAATACCAGCCGAAGCACCTGGAAGTGCAACAACCGTAATGTCCTCAGCAATCGCTGCTTTTACCAAGTCATGCCCTGGATCAGAAATCGATGGCATGCCTGCATCAGATACTTGAGCTAAATTTTTCCCATCTTTCAAAAGTTCGATTAGCTCAGGAACTTTTTCGTAAGCATTGTGCTCGTGAAAGCTGATTTGCTTAACAGAAATCTCAAAATACTTCAACAAAAGTCCAGTGTTTCGTGTGTCTTCAGCACAGATAAAATCTGCATTTTTTAGAGTATCAACTGCACGAAATGTCATATCTTGCAAATTTCCAATCGGAGTTGGCACAAGATAGAGCGTTCCGTAATCAGTTTGAC from Streptococcus lutetiensis harbors:
- the rsmI gene encoding 16S rRNA (cytidine(1402)-2'-O)-methyltransferase, with product MQVQKSFKGQTDYGTLYLVPTPIGNLQDMTFRAVDTLKNADFICAEDTRNTGLLLKYFEISVKQISFHEHNAYEKVPELIELLKDGKNLAQVSDAGMPSISDPGHDLVKAAIAEDITVVALPGASAGITALIASGLAPQPHIFYGFLPRKSGQQKEFFESKKAYPETQIFYESPYRVTDTLENMLSVYGDRKVVLVRELTKLYEEYQRGQISEILDYIAENPLKGECLLIISGQDEEAQAEKAAEDLNPAKLVASLVEAGDKPNQAIKKVAKTYSLNRKEVYNAYHGIS